The Oncorhynchus tshawytscha isolate Ot180627B linkage group LG18, Otsh_v2.0, whole genome shotgun sequence genome has a window encoding:
- the LOC112217966 gene encoding all-trans retinoic acid-induced differentiation factor isoform X1 — protein MTAGHSQQNAAVVLLFIHLCFSGGYQLTELQVGLCHLCNGTVQNGTAVSQFCSASAGLIDGRCCLLRKENIRDADYIIGLYVSLSLDLSNCSLSRVEDLQDAFSATTIDLSLNPIVNLDDSLFEGFIQLANLILPANLVCPGGNASWDKVKVKGETHFCEGQKDICNQTGYLSLNCPENSLCVPYGPGFFQCSCVDAFRGYKCLREGEFPIIQVFGPLAGSTVLVSILLWLTQRRKAISV, from the exons ATGACCGCTGGACACAGCCAGCAGAATGCAGCAGTGGTCTTGTTGTTCATTCATTTATGTTTCTCTGGTGGTTATCAGCTGACTGAGTTACAG gtgggCCTGTGCCATCTCTGCAACGGGACGGTCCAGAACGGCACTGCCGTGAGCCAGTTCTGTTCCGCGTCTGCGGGTTTGATTGATGGCCGCTGCTGCCTGCTGAGAAAAGAGAACATCCGGGATGCGGACTACATCATCGG TCTTTACGTTTCCCTCAGCTTGGACCTGTCAAACTGTTCCCTGAGCCGTGTGGAAGACCTTCAAGATGCATTCAGCGCTACAACAAT AGATCTCTCACTGAACCCCATTGTAAATCTGGACGATTCGCTGTTTGAAGGCTTTATCCAGTTGGCTAACCT GATTCTGCCTGCCAACTTGGTCTGTCCAGGAGGCAATGCATCATGGGACAAGGTGAAGGTCAAAGGGGAAACTCATTTTTGTGAAGGACAGAAAGACATCTGTAACCAGACTGGTTATTTGT CGTTGAACTGCCCCGAGAACTCCCTCTGTGTACCATACGGTCCGGGCTTCTTTCAATGTAGCTGCGTGGATGCCTTCCGTGGATACAAGTGTCTTCGAGAG GGAGAGTTTCCTATAATCCAGGTGTTCGGGCCTCTAGCGGGCTCCACGGTCCTGGTCTCCATCCTGCTATGGCTCACCCAAAGACGCAAGGCCATATCAGTCTGA
- the LOC112217966 gene encoding all-trans retinoic acid-induced differentiation factor isoform X2, which produces MTAGHSQQNAAVVLLFIHLCFSGGYQLTELQVGLCHLCNGTVQNGTAVSQFCSASAGLIDGRCCLLRKENIRDADYIIGLDLSNCSLSRVEDLQDAFSATTIDLSLNPIVNLDDSLFEGFIQLANLILPANLVCPGGNASWDKVKVKGETHFCEGQKDICNQTGYLSLNCPENSLCVPYGPGFFQCSCVDAFRGYKCLREGEFPIIQVFGPLAGSTVLVSILLWLTQRRKAISV; this is translated from the exons ATGACCGCTGGACACAGCCAGCAGAATGCAGCAGTGGTCTTGTTGTTCATTCATTTATGTTTCTCTGGTGGTTATCAGCTGACTGAGTTACAG gtgggCCTGTGCCATCTCTGCAACGGGACGGTCCAGAACGGCACTGCCGTGAGCCAGTTCTGTTCCGCGTCTGCGGGTTTGATTGATGGCCGCTGCTGCCTGCTGAGAAAAGAGAACATCCGGGATGCGGACTACATCATCGG CTTGGACCTGTCAAACTGTTCCCTGAGCCGTGTGGAAGACCTTCAAGATGCATTCAGCGCTACAACAAT AGATCTCTCACTGAACCCCATTGTAAATCTGGACGATTCGCTGTTTGAAGGCTTTATCCAGTTGGCTAACCT GATTCTGCCTGCCAACTTGGTCTGTCCAGGAGGCAATGCATCATGGGACAAGGTGAAGGTCAAAGGGGAAACTCATTTTTGTGAAGGACAGAAAGACATCTGTAACCAGACTGGTTATTTGT CGTTGAACTGCCCCGAGAACTCCCTCTGTGTACCATACGGTCCGGGCTTCTTTCAATGTAGCTGCGTGGATGCCTTCCGTGGATACAAGTGTCTTCGAGAG GGAGAGTTTCCTATAATCCAGGTGTTCGGGCCTCTAGCGGGCTCCACGGTCCTGGTCTCCATCCTGCTATGGCTCACCCAAAGACGCAAGGCCATATCAGTCTGA